In Solanum pennellii chromosome 3, SPENNV200, a single window of DNA contains:
- the LOC114076385 gene encoding uncharacterized protein LOC114076385 → MAKSYRKDDFEKLMAKLDKIDGRVKKYLQDAGYERWSRSHATVNRGRMMTSNIAECINGCLVDARQLPIIDFSEVVRILFGSWNCKNRDIVSYTKETFGRRFEEILILNAPKSAKMKVVASSEFIFSVYEGGIRYIVCLERKTCSRERFQHDEIPVHMQ, encoded by the exons ATGGCTAAGTCTTATAGAAaagatgattttgaaaaattgatggCTAAATTGGATAAAATAGATGGAAGAGTAAAAAAGTATCTTCAAGATGCTGGGTATGAAAGGTGGTCTAGGTCTCACGCAACAGTAAACCGTGGGAGAATGATGACTTCAAATATAGCTGAATGTATCAATGGTTGCCTTGTTGATGCACGACAACTACCTATTATAGATTTTTCGGAGGTAGTTAGAATTCTATTTGGTTCTTGGAATTGCAAAAATAGAGACATAGTTTCTTATACAAAAGAAACATTTGGCAGAAGATTTGAAGAAATATTGATTTTAAACGCACCAAAAAGTGCAAAAATGAAG GTTGTTGCATCTTCTGAGTTTATTTTTTCAGTGTATGAAGGTGGGATTAGATACATTGTTTGTCTTGAGAGGAAAACTTGTTCACGTGAAAGATTTCAACATGACGAGATACCTGTCCACATGCAATAG